A single genomic interval of Portunus trituberculatus isolate SZX2019 unplaced genomic scaffold, ASM1759143v1 PGA_scaffold_466__1_contigs__length_13796, whole genome shotgun sequence harbors:
- the LOC123500678 gene encoding histone H2A-like, giving the protein MSGRGKGGKVKGKSKSRSSRAGLQFPVGRIHRLLRKGNYAERVGAGAPVYLAAVMEYLAAEVLELAGNAARDNKKTRIIPRHLQLAIRNDEGELNKLLSWVTIAQGGVLPNIQAVLLPKKTEKK; this is encoded by the coding sequence ATGTCCGGACgcggcaaaggaggaaaggtgaagggaaagtcaaAGTCCCGTTCCAGCCGTGCTGGACTCCAGTTCCCGGTCGGCAGGATTCATCGCCTCCTGAGGAAGGGCAACTACGCCGAGCGAGTGGGGGCTGGCGCCCCCGTGTACCTTGCAGCGGTCATGGAGTACCTGGCCGCCGAAGTCCTCGAGCTTGCCGGCAACGCCGCCCGCGACAACAAGAAGACTCGCATCATCCCACGTCACCTGCAGCTGGCCATCCGGAACGACGAGGGGGAACTTAACAAGCTCCTCTCCTGGGTCACCATTGCACAGGGTGGCGTGCTGCCAAACATTCAGGCTGTGCTCCTTCCCAAGAAGACCGAGA